Proteins co-encoded in one Ignavibacteria bacterium genomic window:
- the ruvA gene encoding Holliday junction branch migration protein RuvA, whose protein sequence is MIGYLSGKLLIKKPTQLLIDVNGVGYEVAISLMTFERIGDSAEASLFIHTNVSQDAITLFGFISEDEREMFRLLISVSGVGPKTALALLSGIRVDELRFAIETGDTHRIHAAPGIGKKTADRLVLELKGKVSSIQSSSTTMFSQRGARAEALTALITLGFNQKTAEKVVGALCDENPAATVEEVVKQALKKLTG, encoded by the coding sequence AAAATTACTGATTAAAAAACCGACCCAGCTTCTAATTGATGTGAACGGAGTCGGTTATGAAGTTGCAATTTCTCTCATGACTTTCGAGAGAATTGGTGACTCTGCCGAAGCTTCCCTCTTCATACATACGAATGTAAGTCAGGATGCAATTACTCTCTTCGGTTTTATTTCAGAGGATGAAAGAGAGATGTTTCGGCTGCTGATATCCGTCTCGGGTGTTGGGCCCAAAACAGCACTTGCACTTCTTTCAGGTATAAGAGTCGATGAACTCCGTTTTGCTATCGAAACAGGAGACACCCACAGAATTCACGCAGCTCCCGGAATCGGTAAGAAGACGGCAGACAGACTCGTCCTGGAATTGAAAGGAAAAGTGTCCTCGATCCAGTCCTCATCCACAACAATGTTCTCACAAAGAGGGGCGAGAGCCGAAGCCCTCACCGCATTAATAACTTTGGGTTTCAATCAAAAAACTGCCGAAAAGGTAGTCGGAGCGCTCTGCGATGAAAACCCGGCTGCAACAGTCGAAGAAGTCGTGAAACAGGCGCTGAAAAAACTGACAGGCTGA
- a CDS encoding fumarylacetoacetate hydrolase family protein, with amino-acid sequence MSTIEIKTKAGSFFPGKVLCVGRNYEEHAKELGNEVPDFPLFFMKPSSNLAWSGAEIEVPPYSDDMNYETELVLLIGKDIKNVSPAEAEEAIIGYATGLDMTLRDQQNILKGKGHPWEKAKCFDNAAIVSEFILKEDLDLSLDAKIVLHVNGELRQNAPLNLMIFKPAEIVSEISKMMTIEKGDLVFTGTPAGVGRVTSGAVLEGYVEGVPRVKATVK; translated from the coding sequence ATGTCAACAATCGAAATTAAAACAAAAGCAGGTAGTTTTTTCCCGGGCAAAGTTCTTTGTGTTGGAAGAAATTATGAAGAACACGCAAAAGAGCTGGGAAATGAAGTCCCTGATTTCCCCCTCTTTTTCATGAAGCCTTCATCGAACCTCGCATGGTCGGGTGCGGAAATCGAAGTTCCGCCCTACTCTGATGATATGAATTATGAGACTGAACTGGTGCTCCTTATTGGAAAGGATATCAAAAATGTTTCCCCGGCAGAGGCGGAAGAGGCTATTATTGGGTATGCGACAGGACTCGATATGACTCTCCGTGATCAGCAGAATATTTTAAAGGGGAAGGGGCATCCATGGGAGAAAGCCAAATGTTTCGATAATGCGGCGATAGTGTCTGAGTTTATTCTTAAGGAAGATCTTGATTTATCGTTGGATGCAAAAATAGTGCTCCATGTGAACGGTGAATTAAGACAGAACGCACCATTAAATCTGATGATTTTCAAACCTGCAGAGATTGTCTCTGAGATCTCCAAAATGATGACCATCGAGAAAGGTGATCTTGTGTTTACCGGAACTCCTGCAGGTGTCGGCAGGGTAACATCCGGCGCAGTACTTGAAGGTTATGTGGAAGGTGTTCCCAGAGTCAAGGCTACTGTAAAATAA
- a CDS encoding carboxypeptidase-like regulatory domain-containing protein: MIRTGFYIFLFLGLVSYIFPQSVSIKGTIVDAKTGDPLSFATIRVLGSKEGATSNKDGIYELLIKRGKYKIAASFVGYLTQTIEVEATGNLSNVNFALESSLVELKEITVFPGENPAFGIIRQAIDRKNKRKEFLKSYKFSAYTKVSVKTTEDINVSGNRAGTALSLGTASDTSALKISGIIENVSESYFKAPSSYKEIILGRRQSANIPPFANILTGGRFIANFYEDQIIFFGNNNFIGPIADNATKHYYYYIKDTLSIDHKNVFKIHIEPDDPADPGFIGNLYILDKSFDLIKVELTANRTGTVANFFDTLNFYQQYFEYGSEQIFMPSDYRINAKVNYLGLLKAGFDLNTSLTNYEINLPLSDELFDKALITVVPDADKKDSSFWSVYQGIPNTQEEISAYRRIDSLQNQPTGFWDNFSLLSEKFQLNDNFSVSAPLAMYHFNPVEGHTVDFRATAANLYDSRLTAELNLAYGINDEKFKQRLNVTWLLGDYRTHRFNFDAFNKVNTLFRSNNDYGKIFTSLSTLLSKYDFNDYYYSKGFEFDYSGEVLPELNVEVGFLNRTDNSGIVNSNASIFNGDKLYRPNLPVTEMRLNELSAGIRFDSRRYIEDGMYRRRLWGNFHITGGVGIKYAPGDLSSGVEYKNYSVWGRMFLRTSLNTTMTLRASAFTTDGGIPVQMLNSLPGNINATAQNQTFRTLDLGEYIGDRGWMVFIDQNLSDLPLRLIGISFLKKLNLQFTAFLNAGMIEYNSQSAALMPGDFKRLTSPLYEVGFGIFHQLFPVRFDFGFRLNHTEERSFRVGINSVIIL, translated from the coding sequence ATGATCAGAACCGGATTTTATATTTTTTTATTCCTTGGATTGGTATCGTATATTTTTCCTCAGTCGGTTTCGATTAAAGGAACAATAGTTGACGCAAAGACCGGTGATCCGCTCTCTTTCGCAACGATCAGAGTATTGGGATCAAAGGAGGGTGCAACCTCTAACAAAGATGGAATCTATGAACTCCTTATAAAAAGAGGGAAGTATAAAATTGCCGCTTCATTTGTCGGTTACCTGACCCAAACGATAGAAGTGGAGGCTACTGGTAATCTTTCGAATGTCAATTTTGCTTTGGAGAGTTCGCTTGTTGAGCTAAAGGAAATAACCGTTTTTCCGGGCGAGAATCCTGCGTTCGGTATAATAAGGCAGGCAATAGACAGGAAGAACAAGCGAAAAGAATTTTTAAAGAGCTATAAATTCTCAGCGTATACGAAAGTTTCGGTAAAAACAACCGAGGACATAAATGTATCGGGCAATCGTGCGGGCACCGCATTGTCTCTCGGAACCGCCTCCGACACTTCTGCATTAAAGATCAGTGGCATAATCGAAAATGTTTCCGAATCCTATTTTAAGGCGCCTTCAAGTTACAAGGAGATAATTCTCGGGAGAAGGCAGTCAGCCAATATCCCTCCTTTTGCAAACATACTGACTGGTGGCAGATTTATTGCCAACTTCTATGAGGATCAGATTATCTTTTTTGGCAACAATAATTTTATAGGTCCCATTGCCGACAACGCCACAAAACACTACTATTATTACATAAAAGACACACTCTCCATCGACCATAAAAATGTCTTTAAGATACATATCGAACCCGACGATCCCGCAGATCCCGGGTTTATCGGGAATCTCTACATTCTGGACAAGTCATTCGACCTGATAAAAGTGGAGTTGACAGCAAACAGGACGGGGACTGTCGCAAATTTTTTTGATACACTTAACTTTTATCAACAGTATTTTGAATATGGTTCAGAGCAGATTTTTATGCCGTCCGATTACAGGATCAACGCAAAAGTAAATTATCTTGGTCTCCTGAAAGCCGGATTTGATCTGAATACTTCACTTACCAATTATGAAATTAATTTGCCCCTGAGTGATGAGCTGTTTGATAAAGCTCTAATTACTGTCGTTCCTGATGCCGACAAAAAAGATTCCTCATTCTGGAGTGTCTACCAAGGGATTCCGAACACTCAGGAGGAAATAAGTGCCTATCGGAGAATAGATTCGTTGCAGAACCAGCCTACAGGTTTTTGGGATAACTTCTCGCTCCTGTCGGAAAAATTTCAGTTGAATGATAATTTCTCTGTTAGTGCCCCGCTCGCGATGTATCATTTTAATCCGGTGGAGGGACATACGGTAGATTTCAGAGCAACGGCTGCAAATTTGTACGACAGCAGACTTACGGCTGAACTTAATCTGGCGTATGGAATAAATGATGAAAAATTCAAACAGAGATTGAATGTCACATGGCTCCTCGGTGATTACAGAACTCATCGATTTAACTTTGACGCATTTAACAAAGTGAACACTCTTTTCAGGAGTAACAACGACTATGGAAAAATTTTCACTTCCCTGAGTACACTTCTCTCCAAGTACGATTTTAACGATTATTACTATTCAAAAGGATTCGAATTTGACTACTCGGGTGAAGTGCTGCCCGAATTAAATGTTGAGGTCGGATTCCTGAACAGAACCGATAATTCCGGTATCGTCAACTCAAATGCGTCAATCTTCAATGGTGATAAACTCTACAGGCCTAATTTGCCTGTAACAGAGATGAGGTTGAATGAACTTTCTGCCGGAATAAGATTTGATTCCAGAAGATATATCGAAGATGGCATGTACAGAAGGCGGCTTTGGGGAAATTTCCATATCACAGGGGGAGTCGGGATAAAATATGCTCCGGGCGACCTTTCATCAGGTGTGGAATATAAAAATTACTCGGTCTGGGGCAGGATGTTTTTGCGGACATCACTTAACACTACCATGACCCTCCGGGCATCTGCTTTTACAACAGATGGTGGAATTCCCGTTCAGATGTTAAACTCGCTTCCAGGAAACATAAACGCAACGGCACAGAATCAGACATTCCGGACTCTTGACCTCGGTGAGTACATCGGAGACAGAGGCTGGATGGTTTTTATCGATCAAAATCTGTCGGATTTGCCGCTCAGATTGATCGGAATATCATTCTTGAAGAAGCTTAATCTGCAGTTTACGGCATTTTTGAATGCGGGCATGATCGAGTATAACAGTCAGTCGGCTGCTCTTATGCCGGGAGACTTTAAAAGACTCACCTCACCATTGTATGAGGTTGGATTTGGAATTTTTCATCAACTCTTTCCCGTCAGGTTCGATTTTGGTTTCAGGCTGAATCACACCGAAGAACGGTCGTTCAGGGTTGGTATCAACTCAGTAATTATTTTATAG